The Nostoc sp. 'Peltigera membranacea cyanobiont' N6 genome contains the following window.
GCACCTGTTTCCCAAAGACAATCTCTTGTTCGCGGGTTAACAGTGGTACACGACCAATTTCTCGCAGATAGGTTCGCACCATATCAGCCGTGAATCTGGTGTTGAGGTTTTCCGTTTGGGCATTGACAGTAGGCATTGGTGCGTCGTCCTCTACTCCGTAAATAAAATGTATTTTTTCTTACTAAAATGGAATGATAAAGGTAGTAAATCTATCAAAAAATATCAGGAGCTACTAAAAACAATTGTCAATTGATACAGACGTTCTTAAGACGGTAAGCCCCTAAGATAGGTTCCCCTACCTTCCCTAAATTGTTCAATCTCTTATAAGCACACTGGTTATTTTTGAGAATTATTTTTTAGGTAGTTAATGACAGCAACTAATAAATCCGAAGTCGTTATGAGTTCCACTTACTTTATATTACGATAAATCAGGTAGATAGTAAAGTATCTTAAGATAAAGCTTTAAATTATAATTCAAAATTACTCGTTTAGAAAAAAAATTTAAGCTTCCTTGAAATTACTGACTATATCTATAGTGACCCCAAAAACCCCTCTTCTGTTGCCAAGAACTAGCCGGATAACCGAACTTATTTTCCTGTGAGGATGGGGGATGTTACGAATTGGGGATTTGTCATTTGTCATTTGTCATTGGTCATTTGCAAAGGACAACTGACAAATGACTATCTAGAATCCCAAATCAGCTTTGGCGAGTTCAGCCGCAGCGAATACTTCCGCGTCAGGTTTTTCTTCCCAGGCTGGCTCACCAATTTCTTCGTAAAAAGTTGCGTCGTAAGGACGAGTACGTACCACCACCGGCATGGGAACGGCATGACCCAAAATTAAAGCTTGTTGCTTAGAGTCTAACTTTGCCAATACCGATCGCAGTCCGCTACCACCAGATACACCCGTAAAAATCGCGTCAATGTCTTTTTCGTCATTCAGCAAAGCGGTAATGCGAGTCCCAATCTGGGACATAACCTCATTATCAATACCCGATGGACGTTGATCGACTACCAAAAGAGTGACAAAATACTTTCGCAGTTCGCGGGCAATAGTCCCAAAGATAGTACTTTGTACCACTCCTGGATCTAGAAAACGATGCGCCTCTTCAATGGTAATCATCAACGGCGTGGGGCGATCGCAAGGATTTTTGCTTTGCAGAAATTTATCTGCTTTTTTGACGTAATGCTCATGAATCCGGCGGGTGATCATGTTCGTCACCAACATATAAGAGAGCATATTAGACTGGGAACCAAATTCTATCACAACATTTTTCCCAGATTCCAGACATTGCACAATTTTACTAATATAATTCTGGGGACAAACCGCTCGCATATACTTCAAGCTGTCCATCCGCAAGAGTTTGCGCTGCAATGCCATAATCGAGCCTTTGTGTCCGCGCTTCTCGTCGCAAAACATCTCGATTTCATCATTAGTCATGTTCAGCAGTTGGACAATCCAAGATTTGCCAAACTCACTATATAGAATATTGGCGTTATCTAGGGCTGCGTCAGAGAGTCCTAAATCTCGGCTACATAACTTAATATCTTCAACTTCAATTTGCTCGTAACTCAAATAAAGTTCTTGAGCATCACGCACACCCCGGCGCTTTGTCGATTCCGGGTCGAGAGTGTAGACCTCAACTTTACTAGGAAATAATTGTTTTAAACCCTTAACAGTACTGACGTTCTTCCCTTCTGCGACAGCTTCCCAACCATACTCAGAGTGCATATCAAAAATCAAATTTACAGCCGCACTTTTACGGATAACGCCAGCTAAAAGTAACCGCGTGAGAAAGGATTTACCAGTACCAGATTTCCCAAAAACCCCATTACTCCGTTCCACGAAGCGGTTTAAATCGATACAAACGGGCACATCCATATCCAAAGGTTTCCCGATGGAAAAATTGCGCCTTTGGGGGTCATCTTCCCAACCAAATACGCGGCGAAAATCGTCAACACTGGCATCGTAAACTTGACTAAAGTGACTAGGAATAGTTTTAACAGGTAACAATTCCATCGTTGTGCTAGTTTGTGGCACAAATGAAGCCAAACCCGTCACTGATGGGATAAAGGGATTTGCCGATTTGCCATTTGTTGGCGAGAAAGATTCTTCCGATTCGGGAGTGAACATCAACATCGGCGCGAGGTTGATAGTACCATAAGTACCACTTCCGGCTAAAACATCTCGTAAAAAAGTGTCTTCCCAACTGGGGGGATTAGCAATAATTCGGGCATTAGCTGCTCCTAATGCTACATCTGTCAGCATACAAAAAAAGCGCGATCGCATCCCTTGCACAACAAGAAACTTACCAACCCGCATATCTTCCACAGAAATGTCAGGATGCAATCGTACTTCTAAACCTTCAGTTAGAGAACCTTGAATGACCGAACCTAATGGCTGTCCCGAATTCATCTGATTAGTCATTTGTCATTTGTCATTTGTCATTGGTCATTGGTCATTGGTTATTGGTCATTGGTCATTTGTCATTCTCCACCCTGTGCCCCATACCCAATGCCCGATGCCCAATGCCCAATTATCTAATCAATCTGAATCGAAGTTGGCGCACCTCCTGCGGCTGAGGTGCTACTGATTAATGGTTTACGGAATTGAGCGTAAATGCGATCGCGCCAGGTAAAGAATGGTTCATAATCTATATTCTCTGAAAAGATTGGCAATCCTTTTCCTCTAATAGAAGCTGGTAAATCCAGATAGGGGCCAGGGGGGAACTTGAGCAATATCGATAAGCCCGCTACTGACAAGTCAGCTAAAGTCGGCTCATCTCCAGTTAGATAAGGACTATCTGCCAATAATAACGTTAACGCTTCCAAGTCTTGTTTTAAAGATGCGATCGCTGATTGGATCGCATCTGGACTATAACCTACCCCAAAACCTAACACTGTCAGTAAGTCAGTGGGTACTCCTCCAACTAGACTTTTAAATATATCTGGTGTTGAGGTCGGTAATAAAGACTTGCGGAAATTTTGATCTTGACTTACGGCTGCAAATAGTGCCTTTCGACCTTTGATGCCTATAGATTCATCCGCCCATTCTTCAATCAATAAAGTTAAACCCCGTTTTTTGGGATCTTGGGGTATTATCGGGCGATCGGGATACTCTAAGTCTAAATACTTAGCTATCTCCGTAGAATCCGCAATATATTTATTCCGATCCTTTAACACTGGCACTTGTTTCTGACCAGTCAGCCGGAACAGTTCTACTTGTCCGATTCCAGGCGTAACCTCTATTTTGCGGTAATTTAGTCCTTTAAAATCTAGAATTAGGCGCACTTTCTCTGAGTATTGAGATAGTTCCCATTGGTATAATTCCAGCATGTTGCATACCTTGTAACTGGTCAACTTCTTAAACTTTACAATTGTATCTTTAGTTAAAGTAATTTTTCTTTACATTAGCTGCTTTTTGTCTACCTAATTGAGATTAAGATTGAACTTATGCTTGATTCTCAGCAAAGTTATGGATTTAAAAGATATTATTTTATGTATAAAACATCAAATAATCAAATAATTTAATTAGGTATACATAAAAAAACCTAACTGCCCAGTTGTAACTCTTAAGTAGTTACTTTAACTTCCATTAGTGTAAAATTACGTTAATATATCCAAGTAATTAGTTTCTGTATTTTTGCTGAATCATCAATGGTTAATTCAGAGATATTGCTTGTTCTGTAAGGGATACAGGATTTTCTAATAAACTACTTATTTACAGACAAATTTGTATATAAGTTGGCTTTCAAATAGAATATTTCTCACAGCTTATTGTAATTGACACCTTGTAGATGTAAGGTAAATGTAGGATTTTCGCGCCTCGTTACAGCAAGTAAGGCTTTTTAAGTTTTTATCAGTGTGATGCAGAAAATACACTCATTACATAAAATATGTGCTAAATATATTTCATAACCTATCAGAGTAAGCCGAAGTTAGATATTTTACCTTCCCTGCAAAAATTATTCTGAGGAAAAGTTTTACTTAAGTCTTCAGTTAGGTTTTCTGCATAGCAAAATGTTATAAATCTTTATGTAACCTGTGGACAAAAAGACAAACAAAATTTATGAAGACAAATTACAGCAAATTGCTGATCGCATTAGCAGGCATAGCAGGATTTAGTAGTTTCAGCCTCGTTATTACTTTACCATCTGAAGCTAAAGAGGCACTAAATCCTAAACCCAGTATTTTCAACGAAGCGCCCTATAACAAGGGTCAACGCCTTCAAGTAAACGCTCAATACACACCTACTGAGGCTGCTTCCGAAATAGAAAAGGGCAATACCAAGCGCAAACAAGTAGCACAGAAAAGTGGCGGAACAAATCCCAGACCAAGTATTTTCAACGAGCCTCCTTATAATCGTGGTGGTAATGCTACACCTACTGAACCAACACCCACCACACCAGGTACTATCCCGGAAACTCAACCCAGTGAGAAACCTACTATAACTCCACCAGGACCAGGGGCAAGCGACAATCAAGGCAAAAACTTGTTAGCCTTGACAGAATCAAACGCTTCCTTTAAAACCTTAACCAAGGCTTTGAAAGCAGCAGGATTGACTGGGGCTTTGCAAGGAAAAGATAACTTAACTATTTTTGCACCCACTGATGCAGCTTTTGCTAAGTTGCCAGCAGATGCTTTGCAAGAATTGTTAAAACCAGCCAACAAAGAAGTATTGCTCAAAATCCTAACTTACCATGTAGTAGCTGGTAAGGTATTGTCAACTGATTTAAAATCTGGTGAAGTTAAAAGCCTTGAAGGTGGCACTATCAACGTTAAAGTTGATCCTGCTACTGGTGTGACTGTCAATGATGCTAAAGTTACACAAGCAGATATCACAGGCACTAACGGTGTAATCCACGCAATTGACCAGGTAATTTTGCCTCCTGATTTGTAGTTTTTAGATATTAGTACAATCAGTAACAGACTTAAGTGGGCATAAAGTATTAATACATAAAAATTCCGTTCAAGTGGTAATTTTGGACGGTTTTTTTTTGTAATAATGGTGAGTTAAATTGGCAATCCCACCCAATACTTCTCGGTTAAAGGGAAAAGGTAAGGCTAAAGGTAAAGAAAAACCTTTAACTAAAATAATATATTTGGTTTATAGCTTAACTCTTTGTCAAAGTTATTTTTTGTGTGCAATCAGCCTTTGGTCTTTATCTTGCATTGCTAAAAGTTCAGGGATAGTAACAAAGCTATAGCCTTGTTTCCGAAAGTTGGCAATGATTTCTGGTAAAGCTTGTACGGTTTTAGAGCGATTACCACCACCATCATGCATCAATACAATCCCACCTGGTTTAGCTTTTCTGAACACATTATTAATTAATTTTGGTACAGCAGGACGCGAGTAGTCTACAGAGTCTGATGACCAGCGAATGATGGCATATTTGTTATTTCTAGCATAATCAGCCACCCCATTGTGCATAATTCCTCCTGGTGGTCGAAATAGATTTGTTTTAATCCCTGTAACTTGATAAATCAGGTCTGCTGTGTGGTTAATTTCATAAGCGGCTGCTTGGGGATTCATGAATTGATACCAATGATGCCAAGTATGATTGCCAATTACATGACCTTCAGCAATCTCCCGTTTTACTAAGCTTGGATAATTCTTCACATTTTGCCCAATGAGGAAAAATGTCCCTTTGATTTGATTTTGTTTAAGAATATCTAGTACTTGCGCGGTACTCTCAGTCCATGGCCCATCATCAAAGGTGAGAGCTATTACTTTCTGTTCGGGAGTAAGTTTTGCAGCATCAATTGTTTTTCCTTGAAAGCTTGGTGGCACAGCATAGGTAAGACCCTTTGTTTGTGCTTGTTGCTGCCAACTTTTAAGCATTATTGCTTTTAGTTCTTCAATCTGCTGTTGAATTCCAATCTTAGCTGGTGGATTGTTTACATTTATATTTTCTGTACTTTGAGCCTCAGACGAGCTTGACTTGATAAGCATCATCGTAGTAGTACTCAAGACAAGCAACGCCATCAATATTTTTTGCACACCAAAAAATGACTTATTGTCCTCCACTTCATCACTCCTTCAATGGTCGAACCGTTTTTTTCACAATACTTCCGGCAGTTTTTATCCTCTATAAATAAAACCCTCACCATGAAGGTGAGAGCCTTCTTGTGCTTTAGTTTTTGTAGACTATGAGGGATGAGAGGAATTTAGAGAACTATAAAAAGCAATTAATTATGCCTTATTAACATGAATATGCTTAATGTAGTTTAAATATTGCATATTTCATTGACGAAGCCATTGCGAAATTATGACAAAGGTGTGACCTAACTTAAGTGATGACGGTACAACACAGACCATTAAAAAAATTGGCGTTGCATATTTGCGGCATGAATTAGCAGTTGGAAGCATTGAAAAACTATTCCGCATTAAACAAAATCATCCCATGATTCAGCAACGCCAAAAATTTACCAAAAATTTAACAGTTTACAGACTAGACATTACATCCCGTGCAACTGCTAAAGTTTGCTCAATGTCTTCTTCAGTGTGAGCAAAAGACGTGAACCCAGCTTCAAATTGAGAGGGTGCTAGGTAAACACCACGCTCTAGCATACCCCGATGGAAGCGCCCGAATTTTGCTGTATCAGACTTTTTCGCATCTTCGTAGTTATGAACTGGGCCAGAGGTAAAGAATAAGCCAAACATGGCGCTGATTTGACCGCCGCAAGCCGCATGACCTGTTTCTTTAGCAATTTGCAGCAAACCATCTGCTAGCTTTTTAGTTATCCGCTCAAGATAATCGTAAGTACCTGGCTTTTGCAGCAATTCTAAAGTCTTAATCCCAGCAGTCATTGCCAAAGGATTACCAGAAAGAGTCCCAGCTTGATATACGGGGCCAGCAGGGGCAACCATTGACATAATATCTCGCCGACCGCCATAAGCTCCTACTGGCAAACCACCACCAATCACCTTACCCAAGGTTGTTAAATCGGGAGTAACCCCAAATTTTTCTTGAGCGCCACCGTAAGCAATGCGGAAGCCTGTCATCACTTCGTCAAATACTAATAAGGCTCCATACTCGTGAGTTAGTTCCCGTAATCCTTCTAGGAAACCTGCGTCAGGGGCAATAAATCCAGCATTACCAACAACTGGCTCAAGAATAACGCCAGCAATCTCATCGCGGTTTTCTTCAAACAACGCTTTGACGGATTCTAGGTCATTGTAAGGTGCGGTTAGAGTAGTGCCAGTTGCCGCTTTCGGAACTCCTGGTGAGTCTGGTAAGCCAAGTGTGGCAACACCAGAACCTGCCTTCACTAGAAATGCATCGGCGTGTCCGTGGTAACAGCCTTCAAACTTGATGATTTTGTCTCGGTTGGTGAAAGCCCGCATTAGCCGCAAAACTCCCATACAGGCTTCAGTTCCAGAGTTGACAAATCTGACCATTTCGATACTAGGAACGGCATCAATGACCATTTCTGCCAAAACATTTTCTAGGGTTGAGGGAGCGCCGAAACTAGTGCCTTTTTCTAAGGCTTCATGCAAGGCTGCAATTACTTCTGGATGAGCATGACCGCAAATAGCTGGGCCCCAAGTGCCTACATAGTCTATATATTGGTTGCCATCTACATCCCAAATATATGCACCTTTAACACGATCGAAAACGATGGGTTGTCCGCCCACAGATTTAAAGGCACGAACTGGAGAACTGACTCCTCCGGGCATGAGGTTTTGAGCAGCAGCGAAGACTTCTTGTGATTTTGTTGTTTTAATTGTGGTGTTTACCAAGGTTCTCTCCTAACAGTGGGCAATAAAAAGCTCTATCTCAGGATAGGGTCAAAAATTGCTTAGAATTTCTATCCTATAGAATTAATAGAACCAAAAAAATAACAATATGTTATACAAGTCCAACAAAGACTTGCCTCTAGATATTCAAACTCGATTATCTGAAGCATACCAGGATCTTTACCGAGCGGCTTTTAACTCGGCCATCCATTGGTATGGTGAGGCATCAAAAGCTCATAAAGTCGCGTTGAGTGCTGTAAAAATGCAGTCTGCTATGGAGCGGAATGCACTTGTTTCGAGCTAGATAAGATAGTTAAATTCAAAAAACATACCAGTTGCTCTATTCAGAATGGTATCGTGAATCCATAAGTTATTCTCATTAGAGCAAACTAGCTGGTATGTCTTCTAACGATTCGCGATCGCTCCATTACGCCATCCCTATTAAGGAAATTCGCTACGATGAACGGGGTCTAGTGCCTGCAATTGTCCAAGATTATTTGGATGGTACTGTCCTGATGATGGCGTGGATGAATCAGGAGTCGTTACAAAAAACTTTAGAAACTGAAGAAACTTGGTTTTGGAGCCGTTCCCGGCAAGAATTATGGCACAAGGGGGCGACTTCTGGACATATTCAAAAAGTGCAGAGTATCCGTTATGACTGTGATAGTGATGCGTTGCTTATAGGAGTAGAGCAATTAGGAGATGTTGCTTGCCATACTGGAGAGCGTAGTTGCTTTCACCAAATAGAAGGGAATATTGTCCCACCACCAGGGGATACATTGTCGCAATTGTTTCAAATAATATGCGATCGCCGCGATAATCCTACTGAAAGTTCTTATACCTCTAAGTTATTTGCCGGTGGCGATAATAAAATCTTGAAAAAGATCGGTGAGGAAACCGCCGAGGTGGTAATGGCCTTTAAAGATGATGAAGCAGATGCGATCGCAGGTGAAGTGGCTGATTTGCTATATCATACTTTAGTTGCCTTAGCTCACCATAAAGTTGATTTGAAATCTGTGTATCGCAAACTCCAAGAACGTCGCCGATAAAGAATTATGGTGCTTGGACAAGTTAGATTGCCAACTGAGTCATTTTGTCATGGGTTAGTCTAGACTCCAGTATTTAATATTTCGAGATTCAAAGGGTATTAACTATGGGTTCAAGACTACCGACTCCAGGAACAGCATTTGTACCCACCTATTGAGATGGCGCAGACACATAGAAAATATCTTTGTTAAAGGTTTGTTTGGCGTTGCATATTTGCGGGATGATTTTACTATTTTTGTGGGATGGGCATCTTGCCCGTCCCTTGTATTTCTGGGCGGGCATCCTGCCCGCCCCACAATAATCATCCCTTAATTCAGCAACGCCGTTTGTTTGTTACCTGTAGCAGTTGTTGCCCTCTAAGTCGTTCAAAATTTATATCAGAGTCGTCCTACTATCCACTTGGTTAATCCAGAAATCTAATTCATCGCGCGGTAGTGGCACATATCTGTGCTTCACTACGATTTTTTTTATAACGCATCTATCCTATGGAGTAATTTATACCAACTAAAAATAAATATTTATATAGTTATTTAAAGATAATGTAATTTCAACATTCAAACCCGACACTGGAATGCTGAGAACTCAAAGCATAGCCTCTATCAGAGGTGGCAGAACCAAAGCAGGAATGTCAAGGTTAGAGGATGTACCTTTGGGTATTGAAGTCAAGTAGCTGAAATATTTATTAATATTAAGAATAGGAAGTGTAAATTTGACATCAGGAGTCAGAAAAAATTCTTAATGGCAGCTATTTCGCATCAATCATCAAATTCCTCACCAACAGGACAGAAGATCGTGAAAGACCAAAAACCATCAGACTCTAAGGAATTCGTCGGAAATCTCAAGAATGGGATTTGGCTGTTTGGACTGTCATCCTGGGTATTCGGTATTACCGATCGCAGTATTGCTTCATTTGCAGATGGTTATCTATCGGCTTTGGATTTGACGCAACTATTCACGGCGGCTACGTTCTTTGTAGCGTGGCTATTTTTGAAACCGACATCTAGAGTTTAAGATCGGCAACTGGTCGAATATTGAGTAAAGATTCGGAAAATGTATCTAAAGGAGAACACTTTTGATCGCTATCAGGGGTGCTACGCAGGATGCATGGATACTTTCCTTTTAAAGTCAGAGTTCTAGCTTCATTGATTTGGGTGTATCTAAAAAATTTTTCTAATTTTCCGGAATTGATTATGTTCAGATGGTAGTCTCTATCAGACAAGCGATTTATACTGAAACTCTATAACGAAACCTTCGGGGTATATAACCCCAAATAAAAAGCCCGGTCATCAAGACTGGGCTTTTATTAATAATGAGGAGGTGGGAATTGTTCTTAACTCCTCACTACTAATTAAATTAGGCAAAAGCAGCAGTTGTTACATCGTTATTCGATAGAATTTCTTGCAACTCTTCAGCGTCTACTGTTTCTTTATCAACCAACATTTGGGCGATTTGATCTAAGATGTGACGGTTGCCTATTAACACTTCTTTAGCGCGTGTATAGGCTACATCCACAAGTTTGCGGACTTCTTCATCAATGGCGGCGGCGGTTTCTTCAGAGAAATCACGCTCTGACATGATATCTCGTCCGAGGAACATATTACCTTGCTGACGACCAAGGGCAACAGGGCCTAAGCGATCGCTCATGCCAAATCTGGTGATCATTTGACGCGCAACCCGTGCTACTTGCTGCAAGTCATTAGAAGCACCAGTGGTAACTTCTTCTTCACCAAAGATTAATTCTTCAGCAATCCGACCACCCAAAGCCACAGCCATCTGATTTTCCAGATAAGCGCGGCTGTATAAACCAGTGTCCATCCGGTCTTCGCTGGGGGTAAACCAAGTTAAGCCACCTGCGCGACCGCGAGGGATGATGCTAATCTTTTGTACTGGGTCATAGTCAGGCATCAAAGCACCAACTAAAGCGTGACCAGCTTCGTGATAAGCCACCAAGGTTTTGCGCTTTTCGCTCATTACCCGGTCTTTCTTCTCTGGGCCAGCTAATACGCGATCGATCGCGTCGTTGATTTCATCCATTGAAATCTCAGTTAAATTTCGGCGGGCTGCCAGAATTGCGGCTTCATTCAATAAGTTAGATAAATCTGCGCCAGTAAATCCAGGGGTACGACGGGCGATTTTATCCAAATCCACATCTTTCGCCAAGGTTTTGCCACGGGCGTGAACCTTGAGAATTTCGCTGCGTCCGGCATAGTCGGGACGGTCTACCACAACTTGACGGTCAAAGCGACCAGGACGCAATAGGGCTGCATCTAGGACATCAGGACGGTTGGTAGCGGCAATAATGATGATGCCAGTATTACCTTCAAAGCCATCCATTTCGGTGAGCAACTGGTTGAGGGTTTGTTCCCGCTCATCGTTACCACCACCTAAACCGGCACCCCGTTGACGACCTACTGCGTCAATTTCATCGATGAAGACGATACAAGGAGCATTGGTCTTAGCTTGTTCAAATAAATCGCGGACGCGGGATGCACCCACACCGACGAACATTTCGACAAATTCCGAACCGGAGATTGAGAAGAAAGGTACACCTGCTTCACCAGCTACAGCACGAGCTAGGAGGGTTTTACCTGTACCAGGAGGGCCAACTAACAGCACACCTTTAGGAATTTTTGCACCAACGGCGGTAAAGCGATCGGCGTTTTTCAGGAAGTCTACGACTTCGTTTAATTCCAACTTGGCTTGATCGATACCAGCGACATCGCCAAATGTCACCTGAGTTTGTGGTTCCATTTGCACTCTGGCTTTGGATTTGCCAAAGTTCATCGCTTGGCTACCTGGGCCACTTTGAGCGCGACGGAGCAAGAAGAATAAGCCAACTAAAAGCAATACAGGGAAAAATAAGCTGCTTAGTGCCTTAAACCAAAATCCTTCGTCGGTTTGGGGCAAAACAGAAATATCAACGCCTTTTGAAGTCAGATTATTGATCAGGTCTGGATCGTTGACTAAAGTAACAATCTTTTTATTTGGGTCATATTTGGGTGTAACCAGTGCTGTAGAGCGATCTGCACTCAAACTGACTTTTTCTACTTTGCCTTGTTGAACTTCCTGAATAAAGCGACTGTATCGCCATGTCTCTCTGCTTTGGGGTTGTTTGTCAAAAAATGCTGTTCCCAGCGCAATGACGACAATGAACAGCAGCGCGTACAGCCCTGCATTTCTCCATCTTTTATTCACTAAGGTCTATCCTCCTGTATGTTTCGCGCCATCGCTTACCGTCTCTGCTCGGAAAGGTCATTATTAAGAATTATGTTAACTTATCTTAAGTGTAACAAAGTGGCGTAGCTATCATGCTAGGAAAAGCTCCCTAATTTGCTGAAAGCTAGGATGGTAGGGATTATATTGTAGCGACCCTGAAAGCTGATTAACGGTATGAATGGGAATAATTTCGACGATACTATTAGTGT
Protein-coding sequences here:
- a CDS encoding helicase HerA domain-containing protein, whose translation is MNSGQPLGSVIQGSLTEGLEVRLHPDISVEDMRVGKFLVVQGMRSRFFCMLTDVALGAANARIIANPPSWEDTFLRDVLAGSGTYGTINLAPMLMFTPESEESFSPTNGKSANPFIPSVTGLASFVPQTSTTMELLPVKTIPSHFSQVYDASVDDFRRVFGWEDDPQRRNFSIGKPLDMDVPVCIDLNRFVERSNGVFGKSGTGKSFLTRLLLAGVIRKSAAVNLIFDMHSEYGWEAVAEGKNVSTVKGLKQLFPSKVEVYTLDPESTKRRGVRDAQELYLSYEQIEVEDIKLCSRDLGLSDAALDNANILYSEFGKSWIVQLLNMTNDEIEMFCDEKRGHKGSIMALQRKLLRMDSLKYMRAVCPQNYISKIVQCLESGKNVVIEFGSQSNMLSYMLVTNMITRRIHEHYVKKADKFLQSKNPCDRPTPLMITIEEAHRFLDPGVVQSTIFGTIARELRKYFVTLLVVDQRPSGIDNEVMSQIGTRITALLNDEKDIDAIFTGVSGGSGLRSVLAKLDSKQQALILGHAVPMPVVVRTRPYDATFYEEIGEPAWEEKPDAEVFAAAELAKADLGF
- a CDS encoding glutathione S-transferase family protein; translated protein: MLELYQWELSQYSEKVRLILDFKGLNYRKIEVTPGIGQVELFRLTGQKQVPVLKDRNKYIADSTEIAKYLDLEYPDRPIIPQDPKKRGLTLLIEEWADESIGIKGRKALFAAVSQDQNFRKSLLPTSTPDIFKSLVGGVPTDLLTVLGFGVGYSPDAIQSAIASLKQDLEALTLLLADSPYLTGDEPTLADLSVAGLSILLKFPPGPYLDLPASIRGKGLPIFSENIDYEPFFTWRDRIYAQFRKPLISSTSAAGGAPTSIQID
- a CDS encoding fasciclin domain-containing protein, with amino-acid sequence MKTNYSKLLIALAGIAGFSSFSLVITLPSEAKEALNPKPSIFNEAPYNKGQRLQVNAQYTPTEAASEIEKGNTKRKQVAQKSGGTNPRPSIFNEPPYNRGGNATPTEPTPTTPGTIPETQPSEKPTITPPGPGASDNQGKNLLALTESNASFKTLTKALKAAGLTGALQGKDNLTIFAPTDAAFAKLPADALQELLKPANKEVLLKILTYHVVAGKVLSTDLKSGEVKSLEGGTINVKVDPATGVTVNDAKVTQADITGTNGVIHAIDQVILPPDL
- a CDS encoding polysaccharide deacetylase family protein yields the protein MEDNKSFFGVQKILMALLVLSTTTMMLIKSSSSEAQSTENINVNNPPAKIGIQQQIEELKAIMLKSWQQQAQTKGLTYAVPPSFQGKTIDAAKLTPEQKVIALTFDDGPWTESTAQVLDILKQNQIKGTFFLIGQNVKNYPSLVKREIAEGHVIGNHTWHHWYQFMNPQAAAYEINHTADLIYQVTGIKTNLFRPPGGIMHNGVADYARNNKYAIIRWSSDSVDYSRPAVPKLINNVFRKAKPGGIVLMHDGGGNRSKTVQALPEIIANFRKQGYSFVTIPELLAMQDKDQRLIAHKK
- the hemL gene encoding glutamate-1-semialdehyde 2,1-aminomutase: MVNTTIKTTKSQEVFAAAQNLMPGGVSSPVRAFKSVGGQPIVFDRVKGAYIWDVDGNQYIDYVGTWGPAICGHAHPEVIAALHEALEKGTSFGAPSTLENVLAEMVIDAVPSIEMVRFVNSGTEACMGVLRLMRAFTNRDKIIKFEGCYHGHADAFLVKAGSGVATLGLPDSPGVPKAATGTTLTAPYNDLESVKALFEENRDEIAGVILEPVVGNAGFIAPDAGFLEGLRELTHEYGALLVFDEVMTGFRIAYGGAQEKFGVTPDLTTLGKVIGGGLPVGAYGGRRDIMSMVAPAGPVYQAGTLSGNPLAMTAGIKTLELLQKPGTYDYLERITKKLADGLLQIAKETGHAACGGQISAMFGLFFTSGPVHNYEDAKKSDTAKFGRFHRGMLERGVYLAPSQFEAGFTSFAHTEEDIEQTLAVARDVMSSL
- a CDS encoding ChaB family protein; the encoded protein is MLYKSNKDLPLDIQTRLSEAYQDLYRAAFNSAIHWYGEASKAHKVALSAVKMQSAMERNALVSS
- the hisIE gene encoding bifunctional phosphoribosyl-AMP cyclohydrolase/phosphoribosyl-ATP diphosphatase HisIE; its protein translation is MSSNDSRSLHYAIPIKEIRYDERGLVPAIVQDYLDGTVLMMAWMNQESLQKTLETEETWFWSRSRQELWHKGATSGHIQKVQSIRYDCDSDALLIGVEQLGDVACHTGERSCFHQIEGNIVPPPGDTLSQLFQIICDRRDNPTESSYTSKLFAGGDNKILKKIGEETAEVVMAFKDDEADAIAGEVADLLYHTLVALAHHKVDLKSVYRKLQERRR
- the ftsH3 gene encoding ATP-dependent zinc metalloprotease FtsH3 encodes the protein MNKRWRNAGLYALLFIVVIALGTAFFDKQPQSRETWRYSRFIQEVQQGKVEKVSLSADRSTALVTPKYDPNKKIVTLVNDPDLINNLTSKGVDISVLPQTDEGFWFKALSSLFFPVLLLVGLFFLLRRAQSGPGSQAMNFGKSKARVQMEPQTQVTFGDVAGIDQAKLELNEVVDFLKNADRFTAVGAKIPKGVLLVGPPGTGKTLLARAVAGEAGVPFFSISGSEFVEMFVGVGASRVRDLFEQAKTNAPCIVFIDEIDAVGRQRGAGLGGGNDEREQTLNQLLTEMDGFEGNTGIIIIAATNRPDVLDAALLRPGRFDRQVVVDRPDYAGRSEILKVHARGKTLAKDVDLDKIARRTPGFTGADLSNLLNEAAILAARRNLTEISMDEINDAIDRVLAGPEKKDRVMSEKRKTLVAYHEAGHALVGALMPDYDPVQKISIIPRGRAGGLTWFTPSEDRMDTGLYSRAYLENQMAVALGGRIAEELIFGEEEVTTGASNDLQQVARVARQMITRFGMSDRLGPVALGRQQGNMFLGRDIMSERDFSEETAAAIDEEVRKLVDVAYTRAKEVLIGNRHILDQIAQMLVDKETVDAEELQEILSNNDVTTAAFA